In one Pseudomonas sp. MM211 genomic region, the following are encoded:
- a CDS encoding RES family NAD+ phosphorylase, which produces MRAWRVAKAKRATDLSGRGAAIEGGRWNEQDVAAVYMGLSPAICCLETFVHAEGPPAMPMKITCFELPDDPALYWEPAANELPKGWNALPVDRPSMHFGTTWLRAVSHLGLIVPSAVLPLERNLLINPLHPAISQISILDIYDFTYDPRMFKA; this is translated from the coding sequence ATGCGCGCCTGGCGTGTCGCCAAGGCCAAGCGGGCGACGGATCTTTCCGGGCGCGGTGCTGCTATCGAAGGTGGGCGTTGGAACGAGCAGGATGTCGCAGCGGTGTACATGGGGCTTTCACCTGCCATCTGCTGCCTGGAAACCTTCGTGCACGCAGAAGGCCCGCCAGCGATGCCGATGAAGATCACCTGCTTCGAGCTGCCGGACGACCCCGCGCTTTACTGGGAGCCCGCTGCCAACGAACTGCCGAAAGGCTGGAACGCCCTGCCGGTCGACCGCCCGAGCATGCACTTCGGTACGACCTGGCTGCGCGCGGTCAGTCACCTGGGGCTTATCGTGCCGTCTGCGGTGCTACCGCTGGAACGCAATCTGCTGATCAATCCGCTGCATCCGGCCATCAGCCAGATCAGCATACTCGACATCTACGACTTCACTTACGACCCGCGCATGTTCAAGGCGTGA
- the parS gene encoding type II RES/Xre toxin-antitoxin system antitoxin: protein MTITAMRQAKQGKGEAQPLSAAFWAFSAGREKLSEAERLQQIRDGFAAELVQAVKATFALPERNLEILLNASISTLERRRREHKLLDPVASERLDRIAMVCQLAEEVFESRQAAADWMSRANQSLGGQAPIMLCETEIGAKQVRRVLNALDWGGAA, encoded by the coding sequence ATGACCATCACCGCAATGCGTCAGGCCAAACAGGGCAAGGGCGAGGCCCAGCCCCTGAGCGCCGCCTTCTGGGCGTTCAGCGCCGGCCGTGAAAAACTCAGTGAAGCCGAGCGCCTGCAACAGATCCGGGATGGCTTCGCCGCCGAGCTGGTACAGGCCGTGAAGGCAACCTTCGCCTTGCCCGAGCGCAACCTGGAAATCCTTCTCAACGCATCGATTTCTACCCTCGAACGGCGGCGGCGCGAGCACAAGCTGCTCGACCCGGTCGCCTCGGAGCGCTTGGATCGGATCGCCATGGTCTGCCAGTTGGCCGAAGAGGTGTTCGAGAGCCGCCAGGCGGCTGCAGACTGGATGTCGCGTGCCAATCAGTCGCTGGGCGGGCAGGCGCCGATCATGCTCTGCGAAACGGAAATCGGCGCCAAGCAGGTTCGCCGGGTGCTCAACGCCCTCGATTGGGGTGGCGCGGCCTGA
- a CDS encoding gamma carbonic anhydrase family protein produces MAIRTYQSITPQLGERAFVDASAVVIGNVEIGEDSSVWPLTVIRGDMHRIRIGKRTSVQDGSVLHITHAGPFNPDGFPLIIGDEVTIGHKVMLHGCTLGSRILVGMGSTVMDGAVVEDDVIIGAGSLVPPGKVLESGYLYVGSPVKQARPLTDKERNFFSYTAGNYVKLKDQHIAEGYDR; encoded by the coding sequence GTGGCGATTCGTACTTACCAATCCATCACCCCGCAGCTTGGCGAGCGCGCATTCGTCGACGCCTCGGCGGTGGTCATCGGCAATGTGGAAATCGGTGAAGACAGCTCCGTGTGGCCGCTGACCGTGATCCGCGGCGACATGCACCGCATCCGTATCGGCAAGCGCACCAGCGTGCAGGACGGCAGCGTGCTGCATATCACCCATGCCGGTCCCTTCAACCCGGACGGCTTCCCGCTGATCATCGGCGACGAAGTGACCATCGGCCACAAGGTGATGCTGCACGGCTGCACCCTGGGCAGCCGCATCCTGGTCGGCATGGGCAGCACGGTGATGGACGGCGCGGTGGTCGAAGACGACGTGATCATCGGCGCCGGCAGCCTGGTGCCGCCGGGCAAGGTACTGGAAAGCGGTTACTTGTACGTCGGCAGCCCGGTGAAACAGGCGCGGCCACTGACCGACAAGGAGCGCAACTTCTTCAGCTACACCGCCGGCAACTACGTGAAGCTCAAGGATCAGCATATCGCCGAAGGTTACGACAGGTGA
- the prlC gene encoding oligopeptidase A — translation MSVNNPLLQDFDLPPYSTILPEHVEPAVDAILAESRTAVAELLASQGNAPRWESLIDPLDEQGSKLGRAWSPVSHLNAVRNNPELRAAYEACLPKLSEYWTEMGQNRALFQAYEALAASPEAAGFDVAQKTILEHALRDFRLSGIDLPAEQQKRYGEIQMKLSELGSRFSNQLLDATQAWTKHVEDESLLAGITDSAKAQMKQAAEAKGLEGWLITLEFPSYYAVMTYADNRALREELYAAYCTRASDQGPNAGQNDNGPVMAEILDLRQELARLLGFANYSELSLASKMAESTEQVLSFLRDLAVRSKPFAEQDLAELKAYAAEHGCNDLQSWDVGYYSEKLREQRYSISQEILRAYFPIDKVLGGLFAIVEKLYGIQIKELSGFDTWHPDVRLFEISENGQHVGRFFFDLYARANKRGGAWMDGARDKRRAACGELVSPVANLVCNFTPASTGKPALLTHDEVTTLFHEFGHGLHHLLTRVEHVGVSGINGVAWDAVELPSQFMENWCWEPEGLALISGHYQTGEPLPQDLLDKMLAAKNFQSGLMMVRQLEFSLFDFELHAIHGDGRSVLEVLEGIRDEVSVMRPPAYNRFPNSFAHIFAGGYAAGYYSYKWAEVLSADAFSKFEEEGVLNPQTGRAFREAILARGGSLAPMVLFVDFRGREPSIDALLRHLGLSAEAA, via the coding sequence GTGAGTGTGAACAATCCCCTGCTGCAAGATTTCGACCTGCCGCCGTATTCGACCATCCTGCCCGAGCATGTAGAGCCGGCAGTCGATGCCATCCTCGCCGAAAGCCGTACGGCGGTGGCCGAGCTGCTGGCCAGCCAGGGCAATGCGCCGCGCTGGGAATCGCTGATCGATCCGCTCGACGAGCAGGGTTCGAAGCTAGGCCGCGCCTGGAGCCCTGTCAGCCACCTCAATGCCGTGCGCAACAACCCCGAGCTGCGCGCCGCCTACGAGGCCTGCCTGCCCAAACTCTCCGAGTACTGGACGGAAATGGGCCAGAACCGCGCCCTGTTCCAGGCTTACGAGGCTCTCGCTGCCAGCCCTGAAGCGGCCGGTTTCGACGTGGCGCAGAAGACCATTCTCGAACACGCTCTGCGTGATTTCCGCCTGTCCGGTATCGACCTGCCAGCCGAGCAGCAGAAGCGTTACGGCGAGATCCAGATGAAGCTTTCCGAGCTGGGCAGCCGTTTCTCCAACCAGTTGCTGGACGCCACTCAGGCCTGGACCAAACACGTCGAGGACGAAAGCCTGCTGGCCGGCATCACCGATTCCGCCAAGGCGCAGATGAAACAGGCTGCCGAGGCCAAAGGGCTGGAAGGCTGGCTGATCACCCTGGAATTCCCCAGCTACTACGCGGTGATGACCTACGCCGACAACCGCGCACTGCGCGAAGAGCTGTACGCCGCCTACTGCACCCGTGCCTCGGATCAGGGCCCGAATGCCGGGCAGAACGACAACGGCCCGGTGATGGCCGAGATTCTCGACCTGCGCCAGGAACTGGCACGCTTGCTCGGCTTCGCCAACTATTCCGAGTTGAGCCTGGCCAGCAAGATGGCCGAGTCCACCGAGCAGGTGCTGAGCTTCCTGCGTGACCTGGCGGTGCGCAGCAAGCCGTTCGCCGAGCAGGATCTGGCCGAGCTCAAGGCCTATGCCGCCGAGCATGGCTGCAACGATCTGCAGAGCTGGGACGTGGGCTACTACAGCGAAAAACTGCGTGAGCAGCGCTACAGCATTTCCCAGGAAATCCTGCGTGCCTATTTCCCCATCGACAAGGTGCTCGGCGGCCTGTTCGCCATCGTCGAGAAGCTCTACGGCATCCAGATCAAGGAGCTTTCCGGCTTCGATACCTGGCACCCGGACGTACGCCTGTTCGAGATTTCCGAGAACGGCCAGCACGTCGGGCGCTTCTTCTTCGACCTGTACGCCCGTGCCAACAAGCGCGGTGGTGCCTGGATGGACGGTGCCCGCGACAAGCGTCGTGCTGCCTGCGGCGAGCTGGTCAGCCCGGTGGCCAACCTGGTGTGTAACTTCACCCCGGCGTCGACCGGCAAGCCGGCCCTGCTGACCCACGACGAAGTCACCACGCTGTTCCACGAGTTCGGCCATGGTCTGCATCACCTGCTGACCCGCGTCGAGCATGTCGGGGTTTCCGGCATCAACGGCGTGGCCTGGGATGCCGTCGAGCTGCCCAGCCAGTTCATGGAAAACTGGTGCTGGGAGCCCGAGGGCCTGGCGCTGATCTCCGGTCATTACCAAACCGGCGAGCCGCTGCCGCAGGATCTGCTCGACAAGATGCTCGCTGCCAAGAACTTCCAGTCTGGTCTGATGATGGTGCGTCAGCTGGAGTTCTCGCTGTTCGACTTCGAACTGCATGCCATTCATGGCGACGGCCGCAGCGTGCTGGAAGTGCTCGAAGGCATTCGTGACGAGGTCTCGGTGATGCGTCCGCCGGCCTACAACCGTTTCCCCAACAGTTTCGCGCACATCTTCGCTGGCGGTTATGCCGCCGGTTACTACAGCTACAAGTGGGCTGAGGTTCTGTCTGCCGATGCCTTCTCGAAGTTCGAAGAAGAGGGTGTGCTCAACCCGCAGACCGGGCGCGCCTTCCGCGAAGCAATCCTGGCCCGCGGCGGCTCCCTGGCGCCAATGGTGCTGTTCGTCGATTTCCGTGGCCGCGAGCCGAGCATCGACGCGCTGCTGCGCCACCTGGGCCTGAGTGCGGAGGCGGCATGA
- a CDS encoding YheV family putative zinc ribbon protein: MSDEPVITPKRFIAGAVCPACSEMDSIKMWNVDGVPHRECVQCGYADTLDERGNSVAKELPTRVNVSALTPKKPADPKVKAVQFFPNPKLKKPE, from the coding sequence ATGAGCGACGAGCCGGTGATAACGCCCAAGCGCTTCATCGCCGGAGCCGTGTGCCCGGCGTGCAGCGAAATGGACAGCATCAAGATGTGGAACGTCGATGGCGTGCCGCATCGCGAGTGCGTGCAGTGCGGTTATGCCGACACCCTGGACGAGCGTGGCAACTCGGTGGCCAAGGAGCTGCCGACCCGCGTCAACGTCAGCGCCCTGACGCCGAAGAAACCGGCCGACCCCAAGGTCAAGGCTGTGCAGTTCTTCCCGAACCCCAAGCTGAAGAAGCCTGAGTAA